From one Gossypium hirsutum isolate 1008001.06 chromosome D08, Gossypium_hirsutum_v2.1, whole genome shotgun sequence genomic stretch:
- the LOC107899919 gene encoding extensin-1, whose amino-acid sequence MERQKGNQTTSLLVVLDLVLAIVVYLPLAFFPAASAIPYTEYSCPPYTGYRRWIPRCQFGPKPGPRPIPRSPPPAQLCTPPPPVELSPPPPPNPELQPPSPPPPPCCPCHHYRRGCRPCHHDDDDYLICHRKNITN is encoded by the coding sequence ATGGAACGACAAAAAGGAAATCAAACTACTAGTCTTTTAGTTGTTTTAGACTTAGTACTTGCTATTGTTGTTTATCTTCCTCTTGCTTTTTTTCCGGCAGCCTCAGCCATACCCTATACGGAATATAGCTGTCCACCTTATACCGGATATAGACGTTGGATACCACGGTGCCAGTTCGGACCAAAACCCGGACCCAGACCTATACCAAGATCGCCGCCACCAGCACAGCTATGCACGCCACCTCCGCCCGTTGAATTGTCTCCTCCACCACCACCTAATCCAGAGCTTCAACCaccatcaccaccaccaccaccatgcTGCCCGTGTCATCATTATCGTAGGGGATGTCGGCCATGCCATCATGATGACGATGACTATCTCATCTGCCATCGTAAGAACATAACTAATTAA